A single region of the Gopherus evgoodei ecotype Sinaloan lineage chromosome 3, rGopEvg1_v1.p, whole genome shotgun sequence genome encodes:
- the LOC115649148 gene encoding dynamin-1-like protein isoform X2, which yields METLIPVINKLQEIFNTVGAEVIQLPQIVVIGAQWEELSSGEHCGSRLPAPGLRHCHPAAPGLAAGECAISGGAATCSQWGDKYPGRRVGNLPALQAQALAQREVPLGPWSVSQGLLCLPVPSQTFTDFSEIQQEIETETERTTGTNKGISPEPLYLKIYSPHVLNLTLVDLPGITKGPVGDQPPDIEGQVLEMILSYVSNPNCLILVVTAADTDVATSEALKLARDVDPDGCRTLSVVTKLDLMDAGTDAMDVLMGRVIPVKLGIIGVVNRSQHDIKTWKSITESLQDEQAFLQKQYPLLANRNGTRHLAKTLNRLLMHHIRNCLPELKTRVNVLTAQYQSVLQSYGQPIEDKNAMLLQIITKFATEYCHTIEGTAWNIETSELCRGARMGYIFQETLGRTLESIDPLAGLTMLDILIAIRNATGPRPALFMPEVSFELLVKRQIKRLEDPSLRCVQLALQLLVHIIQHCSTYNTQELLRFPKLHEAIVEVVTGILRQRLPITNEMVHNLVAIELAYINTKHPDFMDTALVSASVSTRKPMPATWKLSQQEQWDCEVIRRLIISYFLIVRKRIQDSVLKTIMHFLVNYVKDYLQSQLVGQLYKQELLDMLLTESEDMAQQRKEAAGLLQALQRASQTISEIRETQLW from the exons ATGGAGACTCTGATCCCCGTTATCAACAAACTGCAGGAGATTTTCAACACGGTAGGGGCCGAGGTGATCCAGCTGCCCCAGATCGTGGTGATTGGGGCCCAG TGGGAAGAGCTCAGTTCTGGAGAGCATTGTGGGTCGCGACTTCCTGCCCCGGGGCTCAGGCATTGTCACCCGGCGGCCCCTGGTCTTGCTGCTGGTGAATGTGCCATTTCTGGAGGAGCGGCAACATGCAGCCAGTGGGGAGACAA GTACCCAGGCCGAAGAGTGGGCAACCTTCCTGCATTGCAAGCACAAG CTTTGGCGCAGAGGGAAGTGCCGCTGGGGCCATGGAGCGTGTCTCAGGGCCTGCTGTGcctccctgtcccctctcagACCTTCACCGACTTCAGTGAGATCCAGCAGGAGATTGAGACTGAGACCGAGAGGACGACAGGAACCAACAAG GGgatcagcccggagcccctgtaTCTGAAGATCTACTCCCCACATGTCCTGAACTTGACACTGGTCGACCTACCGGGGATCACCAAG ggGCCTGTGGGGGACCAGCCCCCCGACATTGAGGGCCAGGTGCTGGAGATGATCCTATCCTACGTCTCCAATCCGAACTGCCTGATCCTGGTTGTGACAGCTGCCGACACCGACGTGGCCACCTCTGAGGCGCTCAAGCTGGCCCGGGATGTTGACCCCGATG gATGCCGCACACTGTCCGTGGTCACCAAGCTGGACCTGATGGACGCTGGGACGGACGCCATGGACGTTCTGATGGGCCGGGTCATCCCTGTCAAACTGGGCATCATTGGGGTGGTGAACAG GAGCCAGCACGACATCAAAACTTGGAAGAGCATCACTGAGTCACTGCAGGATGAGCAGGCCTTCCTGCAGAAGCAATACCCATTGCTGGCCAACCGCAACGGCACCCGGCACCTGGCCAAGACCCTCAACCG gctgctgaTGCACCACATCCGGAATTGCCTGCCGGAGCTGAAAACCCGGGTGAATGTGCTGACGGCCCAATATCAGTCAGTGCTGCAGAGCTATGGGCAGCCCATCGAGGACAAGAATGCCATGCTGCTGCAGATCATCACCAAGTTCGCCACCGAGTACTGCCACACCATCGAGGGCACGGCCTGGAACATTGAGACCTCAGAGCT ctgcaggggtgcCCGCATGGGCTACATCTTCCAGGAGACGTTGGGCCGGACGTTGGAGTCCATCGACCCGCTGGCTGGGCTCACGATGCTGGACATCCTGATAGCCATTCGCAATGCCACG GGCCCCCGTCCCGCCCTCTTCATGCCCGAGGTCTCCTTCGAGCTGCTGGTGAAACGTCAGATCAAGCGTCTGGAGGACCCGAGCCTGCGCTGTGTGCAACTGGCGCTGCAGCTCCTCGTGCACATCATTCAGCACTGCTCCACCTACAACACACAG gAGCTGCTGCGCTTCCCCAAACTGCATGAAGCGATTGTGGAGGTGGTGACAGGCATCCTGCGGCAGAGGCTGCCTATCACCAACGAGATG GTTCATAATCTGGTTGCAATCGAGCTTGCCTATATTAACACCAAGCACCCGGACTTCATGGACACAGCGCTGGTGTCTGCCTCTGTCAGCACCCGCAAG CCTATGCCGGCCACATGGAAGCTGAGCCAGCAGGAGCAGTGGGATTGTGAGGTGATCCGCAGACTCATCATATCCTATTTCCTCATTGTGCGCAAAAGGATCCAGGACAG CGTCCTCAAGACAATCATGCATTTCCTGGTGAACTATGTCAAGGACTATCTGCAGAGCCAGCTGGTTGGACAGCTATACAAGCAGGAGCTGCTGGACATGCTGCTTACAGAGTCAGAGGACATGGCACAGCAGCGCAAGGAGGCTGCTGGGCTGCTccag GCCTTGCAGCGAGCCAGCCAGACCATCTCTGAGATCCGGGAGACGCAACTCTGGTGA
- the LOC115649148 gene encoding dynamin-1-like protein isoform X5 — translation METLIPVINKLQEIFNTVGAEVIQLPQIVVIGAQSSGKSSVLESIVGRDFLPRGSGIVTRRPLVLLLVNVPFLEERQHAASGETTLAQREVPLGPWSVSQGLLCLPVPSQTFTDFSEIQQEIETETERTTGTNKGISPEPLYLKIYSPHVLNLTLVDLPGITKGPVGDQPPDIEGQVLEMILSYVSNPNCLILVVTAADTDVATSEALKLARDVDPDGCRTLSVVTKLDLMDAGTDAMDVLMGRVIPVKLGIIGVVNRSQHDIKTWKSITESLQDEQAFLQKQYPLLANRNGTRHLAKTLNRLLMHHIRNCLPELKTRVNVLTAQYQSVLQSYGQPIEDKNAMLLQIITKFATEYCHTIEGTAWNIETSELCRGARMGYIFQETLGRTLESIDPLAGLTMLDILIAIRNATGPRPALFMPEVSFELLVKRQIKRLEDPSLRCVQLALQLLVHIIQHCSTYNTQELLRFPKLHEAIVEVVTGILRQRLPITNEMVHNLVAIELAYINTKHPDFMDTALVSASVSTRKPMPATWKLSQQEQWDCEVIRRLIISYFLIVRKRIQDSVLKTIMHFLVNYVKDYLQSQLVGQLYKQELLDMLLTESEDMAQQRKEAAGLLQALQRASQTISEIRETQLW, via the exons ATGGAGACTCTGATCCCCGTTATCAACAAACTGCAGGAGATTTTCAACACGGTAGGGGCCGAGGTGATCCAGCTGCCCCAGATCGTGGTGATTGGGGCCCAG AGCAGTGGGAAGAGCTCAGTTCTGGAGAGCATTGTGGGTCGCGACTTCCTGCCCCGGGGCTCAGGCATTGTCACCCGGCGGCCCCTGGTCTTGCTGCTGGTGAATGTGCCATTTCTGGAGGAGCGGCAACATGCAGCCAGTGGGGAGACAA CTTTGGCGCAGAGGGAAGTGCCGCTGGGGCCATGGAGCGTGTCTCAGGGCCTGCTGTGcctccctgtcccctctcagACCTTCACCGACTTCAGTGAGATCCAGCAGGAGATTGAGACTGAGACCGAGAGGACGACAGGAACCAACAAG GGgatcagcccggagcccctgtaTCTGAAGATCTACTCCCCACATGTCCTGAACTTGACACTGGTCGACCTACCGGGGATCACCAAG ggGCCTGTGGGGGACCAGCCCCCCGACATTGAGGGCCAGGTGCTGGAGATGATCCTATCCTACGTCTCCAATCCGAACTGCCTGATCCTGGTTGTGACAGCTGCCGACACCGACGTGGCCACCTCTGAGGCGCTCAAGCTGGCCCGGGATGTTGACCCCGATG gATGCCGCACACTGTCCGTGGTCACCAAGCTGGACCTGATGGACGCTGGGACGGACGCCATGGACGTTCTGATGGGCCGGGTCATCCCTGTCAAACTGGGCATCATTGGGGTGGTGAACAG GAGCCAGCACGACATCAAAACTTGGAAGAGCATCACTGAGTCACTGCAGGATGAGCAGGCCTTCCTGCAGAAGCAATACCCATTGCTGGCCAACCGCAACGGCACCCGGCACCTGGCCAAGACCCTCAACCG gctgctgaTGCACCACATCCGGAATTGCCTGCCGGAGCTGAAAACCCGGGTGAATGTGCTGACGGCCCAATATCAGTCAGTGCTGCAGAGCTATGGGCAGCCCATCGAGGACAAGAATGCCATGCTGCTGCAGATCATCACCAAGTTCGCCACCGAGTACTGCCACACCATCGAGGGCACGGCCTGGAACATTGAGACCTCAGAGCT ctgcaggggtgcCCGCATGGGCTACATCTTCCAGGAGACGTTGGGCCGGACGTTGGAGTCCATCGACCCGCTGGCTGGGCTCACGATGCTGGACATCCTGATAGCCATTCGCAATGCCACG GGCCCCCGTCCCGCCCTCTTCATGCCCGAGGTCTCCTTCGAGCTGCTGGTGAAACGTCAGATCAAGCGTCTGGAGGACCCGAGCCTGCGCTGTGTGCAACTGGCGCTGCAGCTCCTCGTGCACATCATTCAGCACTGCTCCACCTACAACACACAG gAGCTGCTGCGCTTCCCCAAACTGCATGAAGCGATTGTGGAGGTGGTGACAGGCATCCTGCGGCAGAGGCTGCCTATCACCAACGAGATG GTTCATAATCTGGTTGCAATCGAGCTTGCCTATATTAACACCAAGCACCCGGACTTCATGGACACAGCGCTGGTGTCTGCCTCTGTCAGCACCCGCAAG CCTATGCCGGCCACATGGAAGCTGAGCCAGCAGGAGCAGTGGGATTGTGAGGTGATCCGCAGACTCATCATATCCTATTTCCTCATTGTGCGCAAAAGGATCCAGGACAG CGTCCTCAAGACAATCATGCATTTCCTGGTGAACTATGTCAAGGACTATCTGCAGAGCCAGCTGGTTGGACAGCTATACAAGCAGGAGCTGCTGGACATGCTGCTTACAGAGTCAGAGGACATGGCACAGCAGCGCAAGGAGGCTGCTGGGCTGCTccag GCCTTGCAGCGAGCCAGCCAGACCATCTCTGAGATCCGGGAGACGCAACTCTGGTGA
- the LOC115649148 gene encoding dynamin-1-like protein isoform X6, whose product METLIPVINKLQEIFNTVGAEVIQLPQIVVIGAQSSGKSSVLESIVGRDFLPRGSGIVTRRPLVLLLVNVPFLEERQHAASGETSTQAEEWATFLHCKHKTFTDFSEIQQEIETETERTTGTNKGISPEPLYLKIYSPHVLNLTLVDLPGITKGPVGDQPPDIEGQVLEMILSYVSNPNCLILVVTAADTDVATSEALKLARDVDPDGCRTLSVVTKLDLMDAGTDAMDVLMGRVIPVKLGIIGVVNRSQHDIKTWKSITESLQDEQAFLQKQYPLLANRNGTRHLAKTLNRLLMHHIRNCLPELKTRVNVLTAQYQSVLQSYGQPIEDKNAMLLQIITKFATEYCHTIEGTAWNIETSELCRGARMGYIFQETLGRTLESIDPLAGLTMLDILIAIRNATGPRPALFMPEVSFELLVKRQIKRLEDPSLRCVQLALQLLVHIIQHCSTYNTQELLRFPKLHEAIVEVVTGILRQRLPITNEMVHNLVAIELAYINTKHPDFMDTALVSASVSTRKPMPATWKLSQQEQWDCEVIRRLIISYFLIVRKRIQDSVLKTIMHFLVNYVKDYLQSQLVGQLYKQELLDMLLTESEDMAQQRKEAAGLLQALQRASQTISEIRETQLW is encoded by the exons ATGGAGACTCTGATCCCCGTTATCAACAAACTGCAGGAGATTTTCAACACGGTAGGGGCCGAGGTGATCCAGCTGCCCCAGATCGTGGTGATTGGGGCCCAG AGCAGTGGGAAGAGCTCAGTTCTGGAGAGCATTGTGGGTCGCGACTTCCTGCCCCGGGGCTCAGGCATTGTCACCCGGCGGCCCCTGGTCTTGCTGCTGGTGAATGTGCCATTTCTGGAGGAGCGGCAACATGCAGCCAGTGGGGAGACAA GTACCCAGGCCGAAGAGTGGGCAACCTTCCTGCATTGCAAGCACAAG ACCTTCACCGACTTCAGTGAGATCCAGCAGGAGATTGAGACTGAGACCGAGAGGACGACAGGAACCAACAAG GGgatcagcccggagcccctgtaTCTGAAGATCTACTCCCCACATGTCCTGAACTTGACACTGGTCGACCTACCGGGGATCACCAAG ggGCCTGTGGGGGACCAGCCCCCCGACATTGAGGGCCAGGTGCTGGAGATGATCCTATCCTACGTCTCCAATCCGAACTGCCTGATCCTGGTTGTGACAGCTGCCGACACCGACGTGGCCACCTCTGAGGCGCTCAAGCTGGCCCGGGATGTTGACCCCGATG gATGCCGCACACTGTCCGTGGTCACCAAGCTGGACCTGATGGACGCTGGGACGGACGCCATGGACGTTCTGATGGGCCGGGTCATCCCTGTCAAACTGGGCATCATTGGGGTGGTGAACAG GAGCCAGCACGACATCAAAACTTGGAAGAGCATCACTGAGTCACTGCAGGATGAGCAGGCCTTCCTGCAGAAGCAATACCCATTGCTGGCCAACCGCAACGGCACCCGGCACCTGGCCAAGACCCTCAACCG gctgctgaTGCACCACATCCGGAATTGCCTGCCGGAGCTGAAAACCCGGGTGAATGTGCTGACGGCCCAATATCAGTCAGTGCTGCAGAGCTATGGGCAGCCCATCGAGGACAAGAATGCCATGCTGCTGCAGATCATCACCAAGTTCGCCACCGAGTACTGCCACACCATCGAGGGCACGGCCTGGAACATTGAGACCTCAGAGCT ctgcaggggtgcCCGCATGGGCTACATCTTCCAGGAGACGTTGGGCCGGACGTTGGAGTCCATCGACCCGCTGGCTGGGCTCACGATGCTGGACATCCTGATAGCCATTCGCAATGCCACG GGCCCCCGTCCCGCCCTCTTCATGCCCGAGGTCTCCTTCGAGCTGCTGGTGAAACGTCAGATCAAGCGTCTGGAGGACCCGAGCCTGCGCTGTGTGCAACTGGCGCTGCAGCTCCTCGTGCACATCATTCAGCACTGCTCCACCTACAACACACAG gAGCTGCTGCGCTTCCCCAAACTGCATGAAGCGATTGTGGAGGTGGTGACAGGCATCCTGCGGCAGAGGCTGCCTATCACCAACGAGATG GTTCATAATCTGGTTGCAATCGAGCTTGCCTATATTAACACCAAGCACCCGGACTTCATGGACACAGCGCTGGTGTCTGCCTCTGTCAGCACCCGCAAG CCTATGCCGGCCACATGGAAGCTGAGCCAGCAGGAGCAGTGGGATTGTGAGGTGATCCGCAGACTCATCATATCCTATTTCCTCATTGTGCGCAAAAGGATCCAGGACAG CGTCCTCAAGACAATCATGCATTTCCTGGTGAACTATGTCAAGGACTATCTGCAGAGCCAGCTGGTTGGACAGCTATACAAGCAGGAGCTGCTGGACATGCTGCTTACAGAGTCAGAGGACATGGCACAGCAGCGCAAGGAGGCTGCTGGGCTGCTccag GCCTTGCAGCGAGCCAGCCAGACCATCTCTGAGATCCGGGAGACGCAACTCTGGTGA